The DNA region TCCGACGACGGCGTTGACGAACACCACACCGAAGATCACGGCGGAGTCCACGTACTCACCCAGCAGTGCGGTCACGACACCCGCGACCAGCAGGACGTAGATCAGTGGGTGGTGGAACTGGCGAAGGATTCGCACCAGCAGCCCCGCACCGGCCGGTTGGGGGAGCACGTTGAGGCCGAAGCGTCGGGCACGCTCGGTGGCCTCGTCACCGTTGAGCCCGCGATGCGGATCGGTCTCCAAGAGCAGAACGACCTCATGGCCCGACATACCGTGGTGCGCGCTCATCGCGACGGGTGCCGGCGCCGCCATCAGCTCTTCCCGCCCGAGTCGTCCTCCGGTTCGATGACGAGCACCGGCACCTTGGAGTGCTGGATGATGTCGGCCGAGACACTTCCCAGCAGACGGGTGGACACGCCCTGCCCGCGCCGCCCGACCACCAGAAGATCCATGTCCTGCTGTTCGGCGAACCCGCGTAGCGTCGGGCCGGGCGCGCCGGCGAGTACCTCGGTGTGCACCACACCGACGATCTCGGCACCATCCACCAGACCGGCCAGGCGCTCTGAGGCCGCCTCGAGGTCGGTGCGGGTGGCGTTCTCGGCTGTCTCGTAGTGCACGACTTCGGCCAGCACCAGCAGTCCGCAATGCGGCCCAAAGAGTCGCAGCGCGGTCGCGAGCCCGCGTTCAGCCTCGGCCGACCCGTCGTAGCCCACCAACACGCGCAATCCGGGAGTGGCATCCGATCTGAGGGGCGGGGCTCCTCTACTGCCGAACGTGGCGACGCTGGGACGACGCTGCACCCGCTCCATCGCAATGGGGACGAACAGTGGTCCCAACACCACCGCGATCAACGTCCACAACGGATCGTGTCCGTGGCGGGCCATCCAGAGTCCGGACAGCAGCCCCACGATGATCCACGCGGCGGCCAGTACGACGACGAGGGTGGTGTCCACACCTTCGAGGTTTCCAGAACTGGCGATGCCCTTCCAGTCTCATCCGACGGTCAAGCGTAGGGACTTTGTGCCCTGGTCTTCGGTCAATCGGCCTGGTCGGCGCGGGCCATCACGTCGCGGTACTCCTCGAGGTCGATGTCCTCGGCTGTGACCGTCTTCGTGCCGTTGTACACATCGTGGTCGATCTCATCGTCGGCGTTGGCGACCAGCATCGCCACGAAGGTGTCTCCATTGACGTTGAGGAAGGTGCGGAAGATGCCGGTGAACCAGTCGACCGCGATCATCAGACCGATGGCCTGGACCGGAAGATCCAGTGATGCCGCCAGGAACATCGCGATCACCGGGAATCCGCCGGGGACCGTGACGGTGCCCATGTTGAGCAGGATCGCCAGGCCCATTCCCAGCACGATCTGGCCGATGGTCAGATCGATGTTGCCCGACTGCGCGAGGAACATGACCACGATCATGTAGTTCAGCACCGCCCCGTAGGAGCCCATCGTCAGCCCCACCGACAGCGTGAAGTTGGCGACCTTCTGGCTGACACCGATCTTTTCGACGGTGTTCCTCAGCACCGTGGGGAAGGTGACTGCCGAACTCGTTGTGGTGACGGCGATCGCGGTCTGTTCGGCCAGCTTGCCGGGCAGCTTCCACGGATTCAGACGGGTACGTGCCGTGACGACGACAACAAACAGCGCGAACAGGATCAGCACCCCGAGCAGCGTTGTACCAAGGTATTTCAGGGCGGTGGTCACCACCGCAAAGCCGACATCCCCTGCGAGCGGTGCCAACAGACAGAACACGCCGAGCGGCGCGATGTACATCACCAATCGGATCATGGTGAGCACGATCTGCTGGAGTTGATCGATGAACGTGAGCACCCGCGTGTCGCCGGTCTTGTTGATCTGAGTGCGCAGGGCAACTCCGAACAACAGCGAGAACACGATGATCGGCACCATCGTCGCCGTCGACATCGCGTCGAAGATGTTCGTCGAGACGAAGTTGAGCAGTGTCTCCTGCCAACCCAGAGCCTCGTCGACCGACCCCTCCAGGCTCGGGTCGACCGCCTCGCCGAAAACGATTCCCGCGCCGGGCCGGATCAGGACACTCAGCGCCCATGCCAGAACCGCTGCGACGAAAGAGAAGCCGAGCATCCACTTGAACGTGCGGAAGGCGATCCTGCCGGTGCCCGTCCCGGTCATCGATCCCGTCGCCACGATCACCGACGTCATCACCAGTGGCACGATCGCCATCTGGATCAGCCGGATGAACATGTCGCCGACGAACTTCAGATTGGCCGCCCATTCCCCGACCAGCAGGCCGAAGAGGATGCCGCCGATCGCAGCGAGACCGATCTGGACCGCGGGATGTGACAGCGACTTCATACGTACCTCCGAAAAAGGGGTCCGGCACCACGATTCGACTGCCGCGCCGCGGACCCCGATTGGCAGCGTTGGATCAGCGGAACGTTATGCCGACCGGGATACCTGGACGTGGCGACCAGATTTCGTGCGCGTTACCGCATCGCCGTCCCGTGCGGTTCAGCCTTCAGCAGCCGTCGTCCTCCGACGGCGGGCGACTCGGCGCCATCGGAAGACCCCGGCGGCGCCGATTATCACGACGAGAAGCACCAGCAGCGGCAGGATTCCGATGGCGCCGACGGCCGCTGACATCGCTTCCTGCACCCGTGCGGCAGCCTCGATCAGCGGGTCCGAGGCCGACCCACCGCCGATCACTCGCAGTTCGTACACGCCGTAGTACGCCACATACGCACCGGCCGCGAGCAGCAGCACACCGCCGATCCGGTTCAGATGGCCTGTCGCGCCGCGGAGCCAGTTCGTGACCGGCCCGGCCGCCAGCGCGATCGCGGTGGCGAGGACACCGACCAGCAACGCCATGCCTGCGGCATAGGCCAGGTAGGCGGTGACCCCGTCCAGAATCGAGCCCGTCCGGAAGGTCGAGCCGGTGACCGCGAGGAACGGGCCGATCGTGCAGGACAGCGAGGCCACCGCGTAGGCCACGCCGTAGCCGAACATCGAGCCCAGCCGCGCGGTGGGCGCACCGCTTCGGGCCTTCGGGAGAACGAGGGTCAGCTCCCGGCCGCTGAGCATCCAGGCCCCGAGCAGGACCAACACGGCCCCGATGACCACGGTGAAGACCGGCAGGTACTGCTGGATCACGGCGGTGAAGGGCGCCAAGATCAGTGCAAACGATCCGAAGACGACCAGAAAGCCGGTCGCCATCATCGCCGTGGCAGCAAGCGCGCGGCCCACCGCGGCGAGGCGACCGGGAGGCGCACCGCCCTCGCCGGCCACAACCAGAGCCAGGTATCCCGGCAGAAGCGCGAAGCCGCACGGATTCAGGGCCGCGACCAGTCCCGCGGCCATGGCGAACCCGACGGCTCCTCCGTCCATCAGGGGTTGACGAGGGTGGAGATCCGGGTGTTGAGCGCCGGCGCGCCCAGGGTGCCGGGCACGACGTCGACCGACCCGTCTGCCGTGACGAACGCAAAGGCCGGTTGCGCAGTCACGCCGAACCGCTGCCATACCGCGCCGTCGATGTCGGCGATGTTGGTGAAGAAGTCCAGGTCGTATCTGTCGACGAACTCCTGCATCGCAGGCTGCTGATCCAAGGCCGCGACGCCGACAAATGTTGCGTCGGGATTGGCGCGCGCGGCCTCGGCGACCTCCGGTGCCTCTCGCTGACAGGTGGGGCACCACGGCGCCCAGAACCAGAACACAGCGGGCTTACCGGCCAGCGTCTGTCCGGAGAACTTCTGTCCACCGACGGTCTGGGCGACGAAGTCGAGTTGAGCCGGCACCGATGCGACGCTCGCCGTCGTCTCGGACGCCACTGTGGGAGCCGTTCCCGCAGCCACCGATTCGGTGGTCTCCGCGGAACCGCCGCATCCCGCAGCGACGCTGACGGTGGCGCCCAGCGCCGCAACTGCATACCTGATTCGCACTGTCAGACCTCTCCTACTTCGCGCGGACGGCATCATCCAAGCAGTACATGAGCAGGAGCTGCTTGGCCATTGTCATCAATGTGACGGTGTCCGAACCGGCCGGAAGCGTTACGCCGACGCGGACCCTTTCCGCGCCGCGATCTTGGCGCGGACCTGCGCCATGTCCAGTGCTTTCACGCGGCTGATCAGATCTTCCAGTGCCGCCGCCGGCATCGCACCGGCCTGGCTGTACACCAGCACACCGTCACGGAACGCCATCACGGTCGGGATGGAGCGGATGTCCAGCGTGGCGGCCAGGTCACGTTCGGCCTGGGTGTCGACCTTGGCGTGCACGACGTCCGGATGCGCGGCGGCCGACCGCTCGAAGACCGGCGCGAAAGCGCGGCACGGGCCACACCAGGACGCCCAGAAGTCCACCAGGACAATCGGATTGTCGGTTACCGTGGGCTCGAAGTCGTCGTAGGTCAGGTTGTTGATGTTCGTTGCGTTGATGGGTTTGGCATTGATTGTCATTGCAGTGTCCTTTCTCCGGGTAGAGATTTCCTAGGCGAGACCTTTGAGCATCAGATTCCAGTACATGAACGGCAGCCCGTACTTCTTCAGGTACCAAAAGCTCCGGTGCGGTCTGGTCGGGTTGATCAACGGGAACGACGGCGTGAGGTTGAGGTCGTAGTCGAACTCCGCCAACAACATCGAGTGCGACGACGTGACGATCGGGCACGACCCGTATCCGTTGTAGCGGGCGACCAGTGGCCGGCCCTCGAGGAAGGCCTCGATGTTGTCGA from Mycobacterium sp. DL includes:
- a CDS encoding redoxin family protein — translated: MPSARSRRGLTVRIRYAVAALGATVSVAAGCGGSAETTESVAAGTAPTVASETTASVASVPAQLDFVAQTVGGQKFSGQTLAGKPAVFWFWAPWCPTCQREAPEVAEAARANPDATFVGVAALDQQPAMQEFVDRYDLDFFTNIADIDGAVWQRFGVTAQPAFAFVTADGSVDVVPGTLGAPALNTRISTLVNP
- a CDS encoding cytochrome c biogenesis CcdA family protein; protein product: MMDGGAVGFAMAAGLVAALNPCGFALLPGYLALVVAGEGGAPPGRLAAVGRALAATAMMATGFLVVFGSFALILAPFTAVIQQYLPVFTVVIGAVLVLLGAWMLSGRELTLVLPKARSGAPTARLGSMFGYGVAYAVASLSCTIGPFLAVTGSTFRTGSILDGVTAYLAYAAGMALLVGVLATAIALAAGPVTNWLRGATGHLNRIGGVLLLAAGAYVAYYGVYELRVIGGGSASDPLIEAAARVQEAMSAAVGAIGILPLLVLLVVIIGAAGVFRWRRVARRRRTTAAEG
- a CDS encoding universal stress protein, producing MDTTLVVVLAAAWIIVGLLSGLWMARHGHDPLWTLIAVVLGPLFVPIAMERVQRRPSVATFGSRGAPPLRSDATPGLRVLVGYDGSAEAERGLATALRLFGPHCGLLVLAEVVHYETAENATRTDLEAASERLAGLVDGAEIVGVVHTEVLAGAPGPTLRGFAEQQDMDLLVVGRRGQGVSTRLLGSVSADIIQHSKVPVLVIEPEDDSGGKS
- a CDS encoding dicarboxylate/amino acid:cation symporter; this translates as MKSLSHPAVQIGLAAIGGILFGLLVGEWAANLKFVGDMFIRLIQMAIVPLVMTSVIVATGSMTGTGTGRIAFRTFKWMLGFSFVAAVLAWALSVLIRPGAGIVFGEAVDPSLEGSVDEALGWQETLLNFVSTNIFDAMSTATMVPIIVFSLLFGVALRTQINKTGDTRVLTFIDQLQQIVLTMIRLVMYIAPLGVFCLLAPLAGDVGFAVVTTALKYLGTTLLGVLILFALFVVVVTARTRLNPWKLPGKLAEQTAIAVTTTSSAVTFPTVLRNTVEKIGVSQKVANFTLSVGLTMGSYGAVLNYMIVVMFLAQSGNIDLTIGQIVLGMGLAILLNMGTVTVPGGFPVIAMFLAASLDLPVQAIGLMIAVDWFTGIFRTFLNVNGDTFVAMLVANADDEIDHDVYNGTKTVTAEDIDLEEYRDVMARADQAD
- the trxA gene encoding thioredoxin — translated: MTINAKPINATNINNLTYDDFEPTVTDNPIVLVDFWASWCGPCRAFAPVFERSAAAHPDVVHAKVDTQAERDLAATLDIRSIPTVMAFRDGVLVYSQAGAMPAAALEDLISRVKALDMAQVRAKIAARKGSASA